Part of the Cohnella candidum genome, CAAACGCCGCAAGAAACGGAAGCTCACCGTGAAGGAAGCCCGCAAGGTGCTCATTCAGGAAGAAGCGAACAAGTTGATCGACATGGACGACGTGATTTCGGAATCTGTCCGCCGCGCCGAGCAGTCCGGCATCATTTTCATCGACGAAATCGACAAAATCGCCAGCACCGGCCGCGGTCAAGGGCCCGACGTCTCGCGCGAAGGGGTTCAGAGGGACATTCTGCCGATCGTCGAAGGTTCGACCGTCATGACCAAGTACGGCCCGGTGAAAACCGACTACGTTCTGTTCGTCGCCGCCGGAGCGTTCCATGTCGCCAAGCCTTCGGACCTGATTCCTGAACTTCAAGGCCGGTTCCCTATCCGAGTGGAGCTCAGCAGCTTGACCGACGAGGATTTCGTCCGCATCCTGACGGAGCCCCAGAACGCACTGACGAAGCAATATACGGCGCTGCTGGAAACGGAAGGCATTCGGATCGATTTCACGGAACCCGCCATCGCCGAAATCGCGCGAATGGCGCAGGAAGTGAACCGCAATACGGAAAATATCGGAGCGCGCCGCCTGCATACGCTGCTGGAGAAGCTTCTCGAGGATTTGAGCTTCGAAGCGCCCGAGCTGCAGCTCGAGGAAATGAGCATCACGCCGGAATACGTCCGGGAGAAACTCGCCACCATTGCAAGCAACCGCGATTTAAGTCAATATATCTTGTAAGAGGCTTTGCGTGTTGTCGAATTAGGAGGAACAGAATTATCATGACGTTGTTGGAAAAAATCCGGTCCTTGAACAGGCTTTTGCAGAAGGCGGCCGGAAAACCGCTGAACTTCGGCGAAATGGCCGAAGTGCTGCGGGAAACGATCCTAGGGGACATTATGGTCGTCAGCCGCAGGGGCAAAGTGCTCGGAAGCGCGCTGTCGCCCGATTTTCCCGAGATGTGGCTTCGCCGGGAGGATCCGGGAGAGCTTCGGTTTCCCCAGGAATGCAACGAGGCGTTCCTGACGTTCGGAGAGACGGCGGTGGATGTGCCGAAGGCCGAAACGCTCGGTCAGTTGGAGGAAGCGTTCCGCGATCGGATCATGACCATCGTACCAATTATTGGCGGCGGAGACCGACTTGGGACTCTGGTACTATCGCGTCAATCCGAATTGTTAGCGGAAGACGACCTGATCTTGGCCGAATGCGGATCCACGCAAATCGGCATGGAGATTTTGCGCGACCGCGCGGAGGAGCGGGAAGTGGAGGCGAGGAACAAGGCGATCGTTTCCGTCGCCGTGCATTCCCTCTCGTTCAGCGAATTCGAGGCGGTCGAACAGATTTTTGAGGAATTGGAAGGCAAGGAAGGATTGCT contains:
- the hslU gene encoding ATP-dependent protease ATPase subunit HslU; this encodes MSENLTPRQIVAELDKYIVGQKQAKRSVAVALRNRYRRSRLPEELRDEIVPKNILMIGPTGVGKTEIARRLAKLVHAPFIKIEATKFTEVGYVGRDVESMVRDLVETSIRMVKEERTEKVRDKAEKAASERLTELIVPSPAKSKPQRNPLEMLFGGGNGGNAAEEPETPDPSIQTKRREAKEKLEAGSLENETVEIEVEEAASPMLDMLGGPGQEQLGNMQEMLGQFLPKRRKKRKLTVKEARKVLIQEEANKLIDMDDVISESVRRAEQSGIIFIDEIDKIASTGRGQGPDVSREGVQRDILPIVEGSTVMTKYGPVKTDYVLFVAAGAFHVAKPSDLIPELQGRFPIRVELSSLTDEDFVRILTEPQNALTKQYTALLETEGIRIDFTEPAIAEIARMAQEVNRNTENIGARRLHTLLEKLLEDLSFEAPELQLEEMSITPEYVREKLATIASNRDLSQYIL
- the codY gene encoding GTP-sensing pleiotropic transcriptional regulator CodY, whose product is MTLLEKIRSLNRLLQKAAGKPLNFGEMAEVLRETILGDIMVVSRRGKVLGSALSPDFPEMWLRREDPGELRFPQECNEAFLTFGETAVDVPKAETLGQLEEAFRDRIMTIVPIIGGGDRLGTLVLSRQSELLAEDDLILAECGSTQIGMEILRDRAEEREVEARNKAIVSVAVHSLSFSEFEAVEQIFEELEGKEGLLVASKIADRAGITRSVIVNALRKLESAGVIETRSLGMKGTYIRILNSQLLDEIERKKN